acttcgaggacctccttaatcccactgacacgtcttccgaggaggaagcagagtctggggatgaggggaatgacccgccaatttccgggggcgaggtcactgaggcagttaaacaactccttggtggcagagcccctggtgttggtgttgatgaggtccgccccgagttcctgaaggctctggacgttgtagggctgtcctggttgacacgcctctgcaatgttgcgtggagatcaggggcagtacctgtggactggcagaccggggtggtggttcccatctttaagaagggggaccggagggtgtgttccaactacagggggatcacactcctcagcctccctgggaaagtctatgccagggtgctggaaaggagagttcgtccgttagtcgaacctcggatacaggaggaacaatgcggttttcgtcctggtcgcggaacactggaccagctctttatcctctccaggatacttgagggtgcatgggagtttgcccaaccagtctacatgtgttttgtggacttggagaaggcattcgaccgtgtccctcggggtgtcctgtgggaggtgttgcgggaatatggggtgtctggcccattgctacgggccattcgatccctatacaaccgttgcaagagcttggttcgcattgccggcaataagtcggactcgttcccggtgggtgatgggctccgccagggctgccctttgtctccggttctgttcataatttttatggacaggcgcctcctgggtgaggtgttccaggcatgtcccaccaggaggaggccccagggcagacccaggacacgctggagagattatatctctcggctggcctgggaacgccttggtattcccccggataagctggaggaggtggctggggagagggaggtctgggcctctttgcttaggctgctgcccccgcgacccggccccggataaagcggatgaagatggatggatggatggatggaacacgagaagctggagaaataccaagggctcagagaagagctcgagaggatgtggagggtgaaggtaacggtggtccccatGATAAtaggagcactaggtgcggtgactcccaagctaggcgagtggctccagcagatcccggaaataacatcggagatctctgtccagaagagcgcagtcctgggaacagctaagatactgcgcaggaccctcaagctcccaggcctctggtagaggacccgagcttgaaggtgaaaaccgcccgcaggggcgtgctgggtgtttgtttgttttttcacacacatatatatatagtgtataaatatatatatatgtaaaaaaagcGGTTTGAAAGACTGTGATCGTAGTTTGGATCATTCTAGAATCTCAACATGGACCAAATATAAAACTGACCGTGTTTTGATGCCATGATTTTTACgcatttttcctatttccagCTAAGTGTACACTCCACATCGTATTAATAATTTCCAGTTTGTCTAAAGCCAAACTCATATTGTGAGTTATAGACAAACACAGAACACCATGATACTCAAATAAAAGTTTGTATTATACAAAGTGGGCAATCCAGTTCCAAAGAATTGATGACCTAATAAATATGGGAGTTCAGATACTAGCAGGAGCTCTGCCTCAAATGTCAGAGTCTTTAAATAGTCATCAGATATTTTgacttatataaaaataattgtCTTCATTATAAgtactacaaaaacaaaaagcagaataGACCCAAGGGGTTATTATCCAGTTGCTAGTAGCCAGTAGTTAACACAACGCACAGGTATTCTACTCCATGTAAATCCTTTATTTTACCAACACCTGATTTATTTTGTGGTCAGTTGACTACCATTTTCCAATATGACAGTTAATCCTCTAAAATAGTTTCCACAAAGGCCACTCCTTTAACAGGTGGCATTAGTTTAATCTAGGTGCAGTGTTTATCCTGGCAACTGAGGGTTGATTTTCCCTGTCGTGAATCATTTATAAACTGACTGATATTTTATGAGCTGAGGAACATTTGTTATTGTTAACATATGTAACATATGTTATTACTTCTACGAAATGGTTTATTCATAAACAGAGCATTTGATTTTCTGCTTGAAGTTCCATAAGGCACACACACTGGCAGCTTAGTGAAGCCTTTCGCTTTAGATGActtttggcttcactttttaatGATGACATAGGccaaagttcttttttttatgatgaCAAAGTAAACATGTGACACTACTGCATGGCAATAAAGGTTTATAGCCTACACTGTGGGCAGTATCTTTCTCAGGAAATGATACTGCAGTAGAACTTGAACAGTCACAGCAGATTTGGGACCAGAGACAAGAGGACTGACAACGAGTTTTGACAGTTCCATCCAAGACATAATTTCTGAAAACATgtctgaaaaaatacaaaaggatATTCTCTGTGACATGTGTATAGAGGACAGGAAACCAGCAAAGAAGACGTGCATGAAGTGTGAGATCTCCATGTGTGTCCAGCACCTCCAGGCCCACCTGACCACACCTGTGTTACTGCAGACTCATCCTCTGACTGAACCCATGGATTTATGTGGGAACACCAAATGTTCTCAGCACGGCAAGCTCCTGGAGTACTACTGCTTGGACGacatgacctgtgtgtgtgtttcctgcgCCATTGAGGACCAGCACCGCCTACACAATATGAAGACCTTCTCCACAGCCCACAAAGAGCTCCTGGAGAAGCTGAAAGCTGAGCAGCTGATCTTACAGGAGAAAACAGACGATGAGAATGTGAGTCTGGAAAAGTGGGAGAAGAGTGAAAGAGGGAAGCTGGGTGGCTGCAGTGTGCGTCTGATTGAGGCTGTGACTAAGCTGCGTGACATCTCTCTGACCAGCGTCCAGAGCTCAGTCTCTGCTCGTATGGTGTCCCTGAAAACCAGCAAGAGCAGCATGGAAGCAGCACAGAAGGAGAAGGACACCTTCAGATTCCTGCAGATGTATTCTCAGGTGCATCAGGATGTGGAGAAGGCCAAAGCTGTGGATCTGAGAAAAGGGCTGGAGCCGGGCAGCCATCGGGACAAACTGGTTGAGGAGATGAGACAGAATGGGGAGAAGATGGTGAAGCAAGCGTCTCAGTTCTGGGGATCATTGCTGACTCTGGTTGATCCTGAACACCACCAGGAGCTTGTTCCCACTGATTTAGACCTGGTCTTTAAGCCACAGTCTCTGGGTCCTGGCATGTTGCTGTCCAAAGACAACAGGAAGGTTTTCCACAATAGCTACCTGGGACAGTGCTGTGCAACTCTTCTAATCTGTAGTACCAAGACAGCCAGCAGCTTTCAGAGGTGGGTGGTCAGTCTGTCTGAAGAGTCTGATTGGACGATTGGTTTATGTGATAAAAAGTGTGCAAAGAACTTGAAGAATGGAGCTGTGTATGGACTGTGCTGGGAGGATAAGCAGCTCAGGAATCTCATCACAGAGACAGATGAAGATTCACAATCATCCACTTCACAAGGTTTGAAGGTGCAAAATACTGGCACAGCCAGAACTGGGACCCAACTCGTGACAACCTCTGCATCAATCACATATCAGGGGGAGAATGGAGAAGAGCCTGTACCACGACCTGAAAAGGTGGAGGTGTTGTGGAACTTTACTGCCTCCACGCTGTCCTTCTTCAGCAGAACCGGACAGCACCAGAGAGAAGAAATAATCACAATGAAGCTCAAAGTAAGCATCAACAACTGGGACCTGGTCCCATTTGTCCAACTGGGAAAGCAAAATATCCACAGCACgacccagcagcagcagtggaagTGTTCATGTGGGAAAGGATACTACTGGGATGGTAATGGGTACCGGGACAATAGTTCTGGCTCCTATTACCAGGGTTGTTGTTCCTGTGGAAAAGTTCTCGGTCCACACATCACAGAGATGGTTTGTGAACTTTACTGAGTGgtgggattttgttttttgtttttctgtcactgaATGAGTATAAACTTAACTGATTGGTTTTAAGTTGTTGTTAAATGCATTTATTGTGATGCATTGTGAGGATTTTCATTTATTGCTGTGATTATATTCTGCGATTTCAATCTTATGTagctattttaaagtgctttgtctCCATCTGCTGGTACTTCCAACACCAGCAGATACCACCAGCTACTACTTCACAGCTGGGGTAGTCGACATGTTTTTGTATCAAAGTAATCTTTCGGCATACTTCAAATAGATTCCCAAACATCCTCTAGGGCCTGTTTACAGACTTTATCTAGCACACAGCAGGCACTTTGGCTAATCTTGTCTTTTCATACTGGATCGTGTGCATTTATGGCTGGGCGGGTCTGATGGGAGGAGATTAATATTCACGTAAGTAACACGTTTAGTTTCATGTGTACACACTGTAAATGATCTAATCAATAATAAAGTCACTGGAGTTTAAGGATGTGGAATGTTTTTATTGACTGGATGAAATGTAACAactgcctttttttaaacttcactcaaatatgacaaagaaaaacaacagtttgaATAAGAACACTTTGAAATGAACTGTGTGAAACTAAATCCTGTTAAATACTCACACTGAAGGCTTCTGAAGCTAACATGAAGGAATCAGTTTATTTAAAGACTACAATCATTACAGTAAATCCACTTGAAGGTCTCGCTTGTAAAAGGAAACATAAACTAACTCTGGTATTGATCAGGAGCAGCTGAACCAGGTAAGATAAAAGCACAAATAGATTCAATAATATCTGTACTGTAAGTTCAGCACTAcatttacatacataaataatttGAGACATTTGCTATCAGTCTCTGTTGCACAATCGTTTACCCCACAACCAAAAACACCGGAACACCCTCCCCCAGTCCCCCGTCCAGTCTCGACACCTGTGTGTTGCGCGTTGTCAGTCTCTGTGGCGCAATCGGTTAGCGCGTTCGGCTGTTAAccgaaaggttggtggttcaagcCCACCCAGGGACGATATTACAGTTATTGCCAGGTAATGCAGAATCCTGCACAAACGTGCAGTGCGACAGTTATGTTGGTTATACCATGTTATAACAATCGTGTTATAACCAGGACTGTCGTTTGATGAACGCGTAACTGTTTATCAAGGGTGATATGCATCTTTGGGGTGGTGTGTTCGTCCGCAACTGCATACTTGCTGCCAAGTATGTGTGACCTACAAGTCACATATTTTAAACAATCAAGGCGGTATGGAGAGGAAGTACCAGAGCACCTCCATCCAGCCACCCGGTCCTCTCTCGAGGCCCCTGCTTGGCTTTACTCAGTCTCTGTTGCACAATCGTTTACCCCACAACCAAAAACACCGGAACACCCTCCCCCAGTCCCCCGTGCAGTCTCGACACCTGTGTGTTGCACGTTGTCAGTCTCTGTAGCGCAATCGGTTAGCGCGTTCGGCTTGTTAAccgaaaggttggtggttcaagcCCACCCAGGGACGATATTACAGTTATTGCCAGGAATGCAGAATCCTGCACAAACGTGCAGTGCGACAGTTATGTTGGTTATACCATGTTATAACCAGGACGGTCGTTTGATGAACGCAGTCAACTGTTTTATCAAGGGTGATATGCATCTTTGGGGTGGTGTTGTTCGTCCGCAACTGCATACTTGCTGCCAAGTTCATTACCTACaagtcacattttttaaacaattaagGCGGTATGGAGAGGAAGTACCAGAGCACCTCCATCCAGCCACCCGGTCCTCTCTCGAGGCCCCTGCTTGGCTTTACTCAGTCTCTGTTGCACAATCGTTTACCCCACAACCAAAAACACCGGAACACCCTCCCCCAGTCCCCCGTGCAGTCTCGACACCTGTGTGTTGCGCGTTTGTCAGTCTCTGTAGCGCAATCGGTTAGCGCGTTCGGCTGTTAAccgaaaggttggtggttcaagcCCACCCAGGGACGATATTACAGTTATTGCCAGGTAATGCAGAATCCTGCACAAACGTGCAGTGCAAGTGCTTCCCAAAAAAGCACTGATTTGTTTCACAATAGCGTCCATGCTAGACTCGGTCATTTGATGAACGCAGTCAACTGTTTTATCAAGGGTGATATGCATCTTTGGGGTTGTGTTGTTCTTCAGCAACTGCATACTTATTGCCAAGTTCATTACCTACAAGTCACATATTTTAAACAATCAAGGCGGTATGGAGAGGAAGTACCAGAGCACCTCCATCCAGCCACCCGGTCCTCTCTCGAGGCCCCTGCTTGGCTTTACTCAGTCTCTGTTGCACAATCCTTTCACCCCACAACCGAAAACACCGGAACACCCTCCCCCAGTCCCCCGTCCAGTCTCGACACCTGTGTGTTGCGCGTTTTCAGTCTGTGTGGCGCAATCGGTTAGCGCGTTCGGCTGTTAAccgaaaggttggtggttcaagcCCACCCAGGGACGATATTACAGTTATTGCCAGGTAATGCAGAATCC
This is a stretch of genomic DNA from Astatotilapia calliptera unplaced genomic scaffold, fAstCal1.2 U_scaffold_196, whole genome shotgun sequence. It encodes these proteins:
- the LOC113017717 gene encoding tripartite motif-containing protein 16-like: MSEKIQKDILCDMCIEDRKPAKKTCMKCEISMCVQHLQAHLTTPVLLQTHPLTEPMDLCGNTKCSQHGKLLEYYCLDDMTCVCVSCAIEDQHRLHNMKTFSTAHKELLEKLKAEQLILQEKTDDENVSLEKWEKSERGKLGGCSVRLIEAVTKLRDISLTSVQSSVSARMVSLKTSKSSMEAAQKEKDTFRFLQMYSQVHQDVEKAKAVDLRKGLEPGSHRDKLVEEMRQNGEKMVKQASQFWGSLLTLVDPEHHQELVPTDLDLVFKPQSLGPGMLLSKDNRKVFHNSYLGQCCATLLICSTKTASSFQRWVVSLSEESDWTIGLCDKKCAKNLKNGAVYGLCWEDKQLRNLITETDEDSQSSTSQGLKVQNTGTARTGTQLVTTSASITYQGENGEEPVPRPEKVEVLWNFTASTLSFFSRTGQHQREEIITMKLKVSINNWDLVPFVQLGKQNIHSTTQQQQWKCSCGKGYYWDGNGYRDNSSGSYYQGCCSCGKVLGPHITEMVCELY